The following proteins come from a genomic window of Nitrospirota bacterium:
- a CDS encoding class I SAM-dependent methyltransferase, with protein MEFDAETNCNLCNNNNYTKLYSKEYKGDVFFLVECNNCHLKYINPQPTGESLKYFNDFILNSREWLSQFPSSLNANYYEFRTEAGLAGYRTYMEHVEMFVKGGNLLDVGCGDGPLFRLADHSKWKMYGLDVSAKAYKYHKKNPLVHFHYGTIESAPYEDSFFDAVFSFDAIEHVKDPMSFLKSIAMVTKTNGILCLNTVNIDNRIAKKEKEKWVQFTPPGHLYYFSPKTMKMYLESSGFKVLKFDMRIPLFAPMDYGTLVKYNNSKMPNRQSVETSIRIKDFVIKILRPLKPILIPIYDFLCQIKGRIIGKHDITVYARKA; from the coding sequence ATGGAATTTGATGCAGAAACGAATTGTAATTTATGTAACAACAATAATTATACAAAGCTATACAGCAAGGAATATAAAGGAGATGTGTTCTTTTTAGTGGAATGTAACAATTGTCATCTGAAATACATCAACCCGCAGCCAACTGGTGAAAGTTTGAAATATTTTAATGACTTTATCCTAAACTCGCGAGAATGGCTATCTCAATTCCCCTCTTCTTTAAATGCCAATTATTATGAGTTTCGAACCGAGGCTGGGCTCGCTGGCTATAGAACATACATGGAACATGTTGAAATGTTTGTTAAGGGTGGAAATTTGCTTGATGTTGGTTGTGGCGACGGCCCTTTATTCAGGTTGGCTGACCATAGCAAGTGGAAAATGTACGGGTTGGATGTTTCTGCAAAGGCTTACAAATACCATAAGAAAAATCCTTTAGTTCACTTTCATTATGGGACGATAGAGTCTGCTCCTTACGAAGATAGTTTTTTTGATGCAGTATTCTCTTTTGATGCAATTGAACATGTAAAAGATCCTATGTCCTTTCTCAAGTCTATTGCCATGGTGACAAAAACTAATGGCATATTATGTCTTAACACGGTAAACATTGATAACAGGATTGCAAAAAAGGAGAAAGAAAAATGGGTCCAATTTACCCCACCGGGACATCTTTATTATTTTTCACCTAAAACCATGAAGATGTATCTTGAGAGCTCAGGGTTTAAGGTTCTGAAATTTGATATGAGGATACCGCTTTTTGCACCAATGGATTATGGCACTCTGGTGAAATACAATAATTCTAAAATGCCCAACAGGCAATCAGTTGAAACATCAATTAGGATAAAAGATTTTGTCATTAAAATTCTCAGACCCCTTAAGCCTATTTTGATTCCAATATACGATTTCTTATGCCAGATAAAAGGCCGAATAATCGGTAAGCATGATATAACTGTATATGCCCGCAAGGCTTAA
- a CDS encoding class I SAM-dependent methyltransferase: protein MKTFTNVNVIGDAHFLPFKDNSFDGVVSFGVLEHTHRPWYIIKEIYRVIKKEGMVFIGVPFIQGYHPAPGTKMDMYRFTTTGLDYLCESVGGFTKIESGIGGGPASAAAWIVREFLLSFIPNF, encoded by the coding sequence ATTAAGACCTTTACCAATGTTAACGTGATCGGAGATGCTCATTTTCTTCCATTCAAAGATAATTCTTTTGATGGAGTAGTTTCATTTGGAGTACTGGAGCATACCCATAGGCCATGGTATATTATTAAAGAAATATACCGAGTAATTAAAAAAGAGGGAATGGTTTTTATTGGCGTACCATTTATCCAAGGCTACCATCCAGCACCAGGTACAAAAATGGATATGTATCGGTTTACAACCACAGGATTAGATTATCTCTGCGAGTCGGTAGGAGGATTTACCAAAATAGAATCTGGCATAGGAGGAGGCCCTGCATCAGCTGCTGCATGGATTGTTAGGGAATTTTTGTTATCTTTTATTCCCAATTTCTGA